From the Chitinophaga lutea genome, the window TTTTGTTTGTAAAAAAATACGGGCAATACAAAACGCCTCGCCCTTCCGGCGTTCCATCTGATCAGACAGTAAGAGAAAGTGTAATTACGATACGAATGTAAGCGCGGAAAAATAGAGCCATGGCCGCATTGGGTCACCTGGACCGCATGGGGTCACATCAGCCGGAAATAGTCGACTTTACCGAAAATGGTCACTTTGACCGCAACTGACCACTTATGGAGAAGAATGAAAACAAAAAGAAAAAAGAGCTGAAAAGAATCGTCTTCTATACGGAAGACATGGCTGAGCTCACCGGTAAGAGCAAACGCGGTGCCAGGAAGGCACTGGAACCGGTACGTTTCGTGTACGGCAAAGGGCCGTATGATCTGTTATTGATCAGGGAAGTATGCGAGTACTTCGACTGGGATATCGAGGAAATCAAACAGAAACTAATGGACGGTTAGCCACCGTACCGCTGCTGTTGAGCGGATAACACAAACCATCGCTCCATCAGCAGGCTACAGTGGAACAAGCCCAGAGACGAAGACATCAAAAAGGTTTCCCAAAAAATAGTCGTACCTTTTTTACGACATCAAACATCCACAAAACCCATCCGGCTATTTTATGAAAATCAAAGCATACGGCATCCAGGAAAAAGGTGGAAAAGCGGAGCCCTTTTATTACGAAAGAAACGTGGGCGACAACGAGGTAAGCGTCAAAATTGTTTATTGCTCTATGGCCAGAGGCGACGTCCAGTTCATCAGCGACGATTGGGGCGATACGAAATTCCCGCTGGTGCCGGGGCATGAAATTGCAGGCATCATCGAAGAAACCGGCTCAAACGTCACCACCCTGAAAACCGGCGACCGCGTTGGCATCGGCTACCAGCTGGACGCCTGTTTCGAATGCGAGTTTTGCAAAGCGGGTAACGAACAGTTCTGTGCGCAGCAAAAAGTGATCGGTGTGCATTGTTATGGCGGTCTGGCCGATCATATCGTTGTCGATCACCGGTTTGCATTCAAACTCCCGCCGGCGCTTCACACGGCCGGATCCGTCCCTTTGCTCTCATCCGGCCTCACCGTGTATTCAGCCATTACAAGAGCGCAGCTGCCGCCCAATGCCGTGGTTGGTGTGATGGGCGTTGGCGGCCTGGGGCAACTGGCCATCCGGTTTATGCATAAAATGGGCCACCAGGTGTATGCGTTCTCCCATTCCCCGGATAAAAAAGAAATGATCAACCGGCTGGGCGCCGAATGCATACTCACCTCGAACGCCGGCAGCCTTGCAACGATGGATAAAAAATTCGATTTTATCCTCTCCACGTTAAATGTGCCGTACGACCTGAATGATTTCCTGAAAACCCTCAAACCGCAGGGAAAGTTC encodes:
- a CDS encoding NAD(P)-dependent alcohol dehydrogenase, with amino-acid sequence MKIKAYGIQEKGGKAEPFYYERNVGDNEVSVKIVYCSMARGDVQFISDDWGDTKFPLVPGHEIAGIIEETGSNVTTLKTGDRVGIGYQLDACFECEFCKAGNEQFCAQQKVIGVHCYGGLADHIVVDHRFAFKLPPALHTAGSVPLLSSGLTVYSAITRAQLPPNAVVGVMGVGGLGQLAIRFMHKMGHQVYAFSHSPDKKEMINRLGAECILTSNAGSLATMDKKFDFILSTLNVPYDLNDFLKTLKPQGKFCVVATPLEKQPVNLGLLYDYAQRTIYGNYVGSRQNMTDMLDFAAKHHIESAVEVMTFGEVNEAIEKVGTGKINIRLILENKA